A window of the Brassica oleracea var. oleracea cultivar TO1000 chromosome C1, BOL, whole genome shotgun sequence genome harbors these coding sequences:
- the LOC106302310 gene encoding U-box domain-containing protein 25: protein MPRSLEPLDLGIQIPYHFRCPISLELMRDPVTVCTGQTYDRTSIESWVSTGNNTTCPVTRAPLTDFTLIPNHTLRRLIQEWCVANRSNGVERIPTPKQPADPTSVRALLSQASATSGTHVSARSRAAALRRLRGFARDSEKNRVLIAAHNAKEILIRILFSDDIDSSELVSESLALLVMFPMTEHDKCVSIISDPGRVEFLTRLLFDSSVETRVNAAALIEMAVTGSKETVSNSESIFEGVLDLLRNPASSYPRRALKIGIKALFALCLSKNTRHVAVSAGAPEILIDRLAAGLDRCDTERALATVEILCRSPEGCAAFGEHALTVPVLVKTILRVSDRATEYAAGALLALCTAEDRWRDEAAAAGVVVQLLLMVQSECTERAKRKAQKLLKLLRDSWPDYSFANSDDFACSEVVPF, encoded by the coding sequence ATGCCGAGAAGTTTAGAGCCGTTGGATCTTGGAATCCAGATACCGTACCATTTCAGGTGTCCAATCTCACTAGAGCTGATGCGTGACCCAGTCACCGTCTGCACCGGTCAAACCTACGATCGAACAAGCATCGAATCATGGGTATCCACCGGTAACAACACCACGTGTCCAGTCACACGCGCTCCTTTGACCGACTTCACACTCATCCCGAACCACACTCTCCGCCGTCTCATCCAAGAATGGTGCGTCGCTAACCGCTCCAACGGCGTCGAGCGTATCCCCACACCCAAACAGCCAGCTGACCCCACCTCCGTTCGCGCTCTCCTCAGCCAAGCCTCCGCGACGTCGGGAACTCACGTCTCGGCTCGCTCACGCGCCGCCGCTCTCCGTCGTCTACGTGGATTCGCGCGAGACTCCGAGAAGAACCGCGTTTTGATCGCGGCTCATAACGCTAAAGAGATTCTGATTAGGATTCTTTTCTCCGACGATATCGATTCATCGGAGTTGGTCTCTGAATCGCTCGCTCTTCTCGTTATGTTCCCGATGACGGAGCATGATAAATGCGTTTCGATCATTTCGGATCCGGGTCGGGTCGAGTTTTTAACCCGGTTACTGTTCGATTCCTCGGTGGAGACACGTGTCAACGCAGCCGCGTTGATCGAGATGGCGGTTACAGGATCGAAGGAAACGGTTTCGAATTCCGAATCCATTTTCGAAGGAGTCCTCGATCTTCTACGTAATCCGGCGTCCTCGTACCCGCGGCGAGCTCTCAAGATCGGAATCAAAGCGCTCTTCGCGCTCTGCCTCTCGAAGAACACGCGCCACGTCGCGGTCTCCGCCGGCGCGCCGGAGATTCTGATCGACAGGCTCGCGGCGGGGTTAGACAGGTGCGACACGGAGCGAGCGTTAGCGACGGTGGAGATTCTCTGCCGATCTCCGGAGGGATGCGCGGCGTTCGGCGAGCACGCTCTGACGGTGCCGGTTCTTGTGAAGACGATTCTGAGAGTTTCGGATCGGGCGACGGAGTACGCGGCGGGGGCGCTGCTGGCGCTTTGCACGGCGGAGGATAGGTGGAGAGACGAGGCGGCGGCGGCGGGAGTGGTGGTTCAGTTGTTGCTGATGGTGCAGAGTGAGTGTACGGAGAGGGCGAAGAGGAAGGCGCAGAAGCTGCTGAAGCTTCTGAGAGACTCGTGGCCTGACTACTCCTTCGCTAACTCCGATGATTTCGCCTGCAGCGAAGTGGTCCCCTTTTGA
- the LOC106343252 gene encoding zinc finger CCCH domain-containing protein 39-like, with protein sequence MDSSYSDSRPMFVQSPWNQTHTNDSMPYPMNNEQSESQSQPSLKRPRLHDDTVFTPTSNNSSWMAPPSNTPPMNKGTANIFYKTRMCAKFKAGTCMNGDPCNFAHGMEDLRQPPSNWQEIVGPPPPAVQDRARERERERERERERERPSSSSVSASNWEDDQKIILRMKLCRKFCFGEECPYGDRCNFVHQDLSKFRDESGKLRESLAISVGTDPASVENGGGTGSHQVEVNRRGGIPVPASLNNGVVKTVYWKTRICMKFENGQCPFGDNCHFAHGQAELLYYSGETVNAAASLSKQTVVPGNEAFAMKPSAAQVVTADSSGLNDEGRRKKCLLKWSDSKKINRIYGDWIDDLPVGQKSTKPVES encoded by the exons ATGGATTCGAGTTACTCTGATTCTCGTCCCATGTTCGTGCAATCGCCTTGGAATCAAACGCATACGAATGATTCAATGCCTTATCCGATGAACAACGAACAATCTGAATCACAATCTCAGCCTTCTTTGAAAAGGCCAAGACTCCACGATGATACCGTCTTTACTCCCACGAGTAACAACAGTTCTTGGATGGCTCCACCGTCAAACACTCCTCCTATGAACAAAGGGACGGCTAACATATTCTACAAGACGAGGATGTGTGCAAAGTTCAAGGCGGGGACTTGTATGAATGGAGATCCTTGCAATTTCGCACACGGCATGGAGGATCTGAGGCAGCCTCCTTCTAATTGGCAGGAGATTGTTGGACCTCCTCCTCCTGCTGTTCAAGACAGGGCAAGAGAAAGGGAAAGGGAAAGGGAAAGGGAAAGGGAAAGGGAAAGGCCGTCTTCTTCTTCTGTGTCTGCTAGTAATTGGGAAGATGATCAGAAGATAATCTTGAGGATGAAGCTTTGCAGGAAGTTTTGTTTTGGTGAGGAGTGTCCTTATGGGGATAGGTGTAATTTCGTTCATCAGGATCTTTCCAAGTTTCGTGATGAGTCTGGGAAATTGAGAGAGAGTTTGGCTATAAGCGTTGGTACTGATCCAGCTTCTGTTGAGAATGGTGGTGGTACTGGTTCTCATCAAGTGGAAGTGAATAGACGAGGAGGCATTCCTGTACCTGCATCGTTGAATAATGGTGTTGTCAAGACTGTGTACTGGAAGACTAGGATATGCATGAAGTTTGAGAATGGTCAGTGTCCTTTTGGAGATAACTGTCACTTTGCTCATGGCCAAGCAG AGCTGCTATATTACTCTGGAGAAACTGTAAACGCAGCAGCGTCTTTGAGTAAACAAACAGTGGTGCCTGGTAACGAAGCATTTGCGATGAAACCGAGTGCAGCACAAGTAGTAACAGCAGATTCTTCTGGCCTTAACGATGAAGGGAGACGAAAGAAGTGTTTGCTCAAGTGGAGTGACTCCAAGAAGATTAATCGAATCTATGGAGACTGGATTGATGATTTACCGGTGGGTCAAAAGTCGACAAAACCAGTGGAGAGCTGA
- the LOC106338253 gene encoding uncharacterized protein LOC106338253, translating into MSHLSLSKDAKTGPEVQKDTISTSLLRSKVVHDLSPRDKEILNPKEEEPSSQGVVTGIKEHEFKGEEPPGATLVMSQEKVQDTMQSMLLREAKPVNKVSNQESKNESYLLTEVPRKEPDHKPSHEPPHKWNSSVEQCVHMPRLKVIFSDLKTSKTLDYPDIMHLSLPKSFDPGIKDEVHNHQGQKMQRRQQTRTSCPKKKIILQLVEAIKVSLEISNYFYQCPNTDIMHLIVVQNVEKFSGCKGESFKEIPPDNLLLLGESNPKMARTEPTRSMKDHPLKEISNARVHSRGVILSYLLKEEPPDAQSIPKPKQYQGKTLESQKSMKADLLYLGAGYTVSRTKTFQGGGNVAASNSAAEPEVDPTPYSTSQGANQDIRALKMPYLTNQEGLNHESNFYGLYTQEGVQANCNWANIFTEQEVMNFTIQRFLNPSICEYPTLEEDSSSIKERPEAKPIIGVKRSLSAFQKAQDQEKWPRKLGVMINSPELARKR; encoded by the exons ATGAGTCACTTGTCTTTGTCTAAGGATGCTAAGACAGGTCCTGAGGTCCAGAAAGACACGATCTCCACATCCTTGTTGAGATCCAAAGTTGTCCATGATTTAAGTCCAAGAGACAAGGAGATTTTAAACCCAAAGGAAGAAGAGCCATCAAGCCAAG GTGTTGTAACAGGAATTAAAGAGCATGAATTCAAAGGAGAGGAGCCACCAGGCGCCACACTAGTGATGAGCCAGGAGAAGGTTCAAGACACAATGCAGTCCATGTTGCTTAGAGAAGCAAAACCAGTAAATAAAGTATCAAACCAAG AGAGTAAAAATGAAAGCTATTTGCTTACTGAAGTTCCAAGGAAAGAACCAGACCATAAGCCCAGCCATGAACCACCTCACAAGTGGAATTCTAGTGTTGAACAATGTGTTCACATGCCAAGGCTTAAGGTAATCTTCTCTGATCTTAAAACGTCCAAGACACTTGATTATCCAGATATAATGCACTTGTCTTTGCCAAAAAGTTTTGATCCAGGAATAAAAGATGAAGTTCATAACCACCAAGGTCAAAAGATGCAAAGAAGGCAGCAAACCAGAACAAGTTGTCCAAAGAAGAAAATCATTCTTCAACTTGTGGAAGCTATCAAAGTAAGTCTGGAAATCTCAAATTATTTTTATCAGTGTCCAAACACAGATATAATGCACTTGATTGTTGTCCAGAATGTTGAGAAATTTTCAGGTTGCAAAGGAGAAAGCTTCAAAGAAATCCCACCGGATAATCTCTTGTTGCTAGGAGAATCAAACCCAAAGATGGCCAGAACTGAGCCTACTAGAAGTATGAAGGACCACCCACTGAAGGAGATAAGCAATGCCAGAGTCCATAGCAGAGGCGTGATCCTATCCTATTTGCTGAAAGAAGAGCCACCTGATGCACAATCCATCCCCAAACCGAAACAATATCAAGGTAAGACCTTAGAATCTCAAAAGAGTATGAAAGCTGACTTGCTCTATCTTGGTGCAGGTTATACAGTTTCGAGGACGAAAACTTTTCAAGGGGGAGGAAATGTTGCAGCCAGCAATTCAGCAGCTGAACCAGAGGTCGACCCAACACCCTACTCAACCAGCCAAGGCGCCAACCAGGATATACGTGCACTAAAAATGCCATATCTTACAAACCAGGAGGGTTTAAATCACGAATCTAATTTTTATGGATTATACACTCAAGAAGGAGTCCAGGCCAATTGTAATTGGGCCAATATATTCACGGAGCAAGAAGTTATGAATTTTACAATTCAGAGGTTTCTCAACCCGTCCATCTGCGAGTACCCGACTTTAGAAGAAGATTCAAGCTCAATTAAGGAGCGGCCTGAAGCAAAGCCCATCATAGGAGTCAAGAG GAGTTTATCAGCTTTCCAGAAAGCCCAAGATCAGGAGAAATGGCCACGGAAATTAGGAGTTATGATCAATTCCCCAGAACTGGCCAGGA AACGTTAG